The Chryseobacterium aureum genome contains a region encoding:
- a CDS encoding helix-turn-helix transcriptional regulator, translating into MKLKYSFIYCILFICTLYPAQNTLMDGLERQLGGDRISTAEKFKIYNELTEYYRVSDQYPTAEKYVQQQLELAQKENNDAEQVKALTQKGIIKLNQSGYDKVPPIIDAVNAIVLKSNDKTASLYANYLNIYYNNALGNSENTIRLIQKTLPLVEKQSSEIILNAKLNYLLYGIYTEWNDAENATKYAQRTKELAEKSGNKNLLSSAYSALAVCYSFQYEKTGELKDLEPVIEMCKKAVALYHQFPDHVSAHVHAMALLNLTNYYLNYPVMTPEIRSEIQNNANEILALTRHTTLNQGMQAGALGILSNLAARDQNDALSEQYLLKAEQILLTQKPVYYHVMINVVKDLAQLYAKQKNYRKAFEYESKLTEYSNLLFDEGQAETAKRLEAQYQSQKKESELKTLTEKTASLKKEKLLYIGLGIIGLIGAFFMFRSYHFKLRYSIEREKKLDTEKHEAEMQIKLQKEEQARLKAEQELLTLQQQKLQSEVLASQLHIQHKNEVLQQLQTQLSDTEINIQQVVKGESRIDSDFEKIRFTIQELHPDFFKNINERAKQKLTALDLKYCAYIYLGMDTKQIAHLLNVEPKSVRMTKYRLKKKFRLDENTALESFFQGVFSE; encoded by the coding sequence ATGAAATTAAAGTACTCATTTATTTACTGTATCCTTTTTATCTGCACCTTATATCCCGCACAGAATACATTGATGGATGGTCTGGAAAGACAGTTGGGCGGAGATCGTATTTCAACCGCAGAAAAATTCAAAATTTACAATGAGCTTACAGAATACTACAGAGTGAGTGATCAGTATCCTACAGCTGAAAAATATGTTCAGCAGCAGCTGGAACTTGCTCAAAAGGAAAATAATGATGCTGAGCAGGTAAAAGCGCTTACCCAAAAAGGAATTATTAAGCTTAATCAATCCGGGTATGATAAAGTGCCGCCGATAATAGATGCCGTCAATGCTATTGTGCTAAAGAGCAATGATAAAACGGCTTCATTGTATGCTAATTATCTTAATATTTATTATAACAACGCTTTAGGCAATTCTGAAAACACCATCAGACTCATCCAGAAAACACTTCCGCTTGTTGAAAAACAGTCTTCAGAGATAATACTCAATGCAAAGCTTAATTATCTTCTTTATGGAATTTATACGGAATGGAACGATGCTGAAAATGCTACTAAATATGCCCAGAGAACCAAAGAACTTGCTGAAAAATCCGGTAATAAAAATCTCCTGAGCTCTGCCTATTCAGCCCTTGCAGTCTGCTATTCTTTTCAATATGAAAAAACAGGTGAGCTGAAAGACCTGGAACCTGTAATAGAAATGTGTAAAAAGGCAGTAGCCCTGTATCATCAGTTTCCGGACCATGTTTCTGCACATGTGCATGCCATGGCCTTATTGAATCTCACGAATTATTATCTGAACTATCCCGTAATGACTCCGGAAATTCGTTCCGAAATTCAAAATAATGCCAATGAAATACTGGCGTTAACCCGACATACCACTCTTAATCAGGGCATGCAGGCCGGTGCACTTGGCATTTTGAGCAATCTGGCAGCACGGGATCAGAATGATGCATTATCTGAACAATATCTGCTGAAGGCAGAGCAGATCCTGCTTACTCAAAAGCCCGTTTATTACCATGTGATGATCAATGTGGTGAAAGATCTTGCCCAGCTGTATGCCAAACAAAAAAATTACCGGAAAGCATTTGAGTATGAGTCTAAACTGACAGAATACAGTAATCTCCTTTTTGATGAAGGGCAGGCTGAAACCGCCAAAAGGCTTGAAGCTCAATACCAGTCTCAGAAAAAAGAATCTGAACTGAAAACGCTTACAGAAAAAACAGCAAGCCTCAAAAAAGAAAAGCTGCTGTATATCGGGTTAGGAATTATCGGACTCATTGGGGCTTTTTTTATGTTCCGATCTTATCATTTTAAGCTGCGGTATTCTATTGAAAGAGAAAAAAAGCTTGATACGGAAAAGCATGAAGCCGAAATGCAGATCAAACTTCAGAAAGAAGAACAGGCCAGATTAAAAGCAGAGCAGGAGCTTCTTACCCTTCAGCAGCAGAAACTTCAAAGTGAGGTATTGGCAAGCCAGCTGCATATTCAGCATAAGAATGAAGTTCTTCAGCAGCTTCAGACTCAGCTTTCTGATACGGAGATCAATATTCAGCAGGTTGTAAAGGGAGAAAGCCGTATAGATAGTGACTTTGAAAAAATAAGATTCACCATCCAGGAGCTTCATCCGGATTTCTTTAAAAACATCAATGAACGGGCAAAGCAAAAGCTCACCGCTCTGGATCTGAAATATTGCGCCTACATTTATCTGGGTATGGATACCAAACAGATTGCCCATCTGCTTAATGTGGAACCTAAAAGTGTAAGAATGACCAAATACCGTCTGAAAAAGAAATTCAGACTGGATGAAAATACCGCGTTAGAATCTTTTTTTCAGGGAGTCTTTTCTGAGTAA
- a CDS encoding sodium:solute symporter, translating into MNPGTILLLFVFVYFIGLLVISYFTSRNSDNQSFFIGNKKSKWWLVAFGMIGTSLSGVTFISVPGTVGKMTGSEYIYGGFEYYMMVIGFFIGYFIVAAILLPLYYKMNLTSIYTYLGKRFNVEAHKIGSIFFIISRAIGATARLYLVVNVLQIFLLEGLGVPFWVTSLILLLMVLLYTFEGGVKTIVITDTLQTSFMIISLVACIVYILSNLNLSFGEAYTILEQKNYTHFINFDPNSKTFFLKTILGGIFITIAMTGLDQEMMQKNISVDNLKNSKKNMLTFAGTLLIVNLAFLFLGGLLYLFALQHGAEYGTLKSETVTNIFGFKDASGNIKNIMGDDLFPALSLQGYFPMAISVIFIIGLISALFPSADGALTAVTSSYCVDLLNLNEDKSKTEKEKKRLRMKVHLTFTVVFFILIMVFKALNDKSIVYLIMEIAGYTYGPLLGLFAFGIFTKFQISRKYSILAVTLLAPVLTYLINMAVTTYTDYKIGVELIVLNGLLTFIGLWLVKSKQYLRVV; encoded by the coding sequence ATGAATCCAGGAACGATCCTTTTGCTATTTGTTTTCGTTTACTTTATCGGGCTTTTGGTGATCTCGTATTTCACCAGCCGGAATTCTGATAACCAGTCATTTTTTATCGGTAACAAAAAGAGTAAATGGTGGCTCGTTGCATTCGGGATGATAGGAACCAGCTTAAGCGGGGTTACTTTTATTTCCGTTCCGGGAACGGTAGGGAAAATGACCGGCTCTGAATATATCTACGGAGGTTTTGAGTATTATATGATGGTGATCGGTTTCTTCATAGGGTACTTTATTGTGGCCGCCATACTATTACCGCTTTATTATAAAATGAATCTGACTTCTATTTATACCTATCTGGGGAAAAGATTCAATGTGGAAGCCCATAAAATAGGTTCTATCTTTTTTATTATTTCGAGGGCAATTGGTGCTACGGCAAGATTATATCTTGTGGTTAACGTTTTGCAGATATTCCTGCTTGAAGGTTTGGGAGTTCCGTTCTGGGTAACTTCCCTAATTCTTTTGCTGATGGTGCTCCTGTATACTTTTGAAGGCGGTGTAAAAACCATTGTCATTACAGATACGCTGCAGACTTCTTTTATGATCATCAGTCTTGTAGCCTGTATTGTTTATATTTTATCTAACCTGAATTTATCATTCGGGGAAGCCTATACCATTCTGGAGCAGAAAAACTATACCCACTTCATCAATTTTGATCCCAATTCCAAAACCTTTTTCCTGAAAACGATTCTGGGCGGGATTTTTATTACCATCGCTATGACAGGGCTGGATCAGGAGATGATGCAGAAAAATATCTCTGTGGATAACCTTAAGAATTCAAAAAAGAATATGCTGACTTTTGCGGGAACGCTTCTTATTGTCAACCTTGCCTTTTTATTCCTTGGAGGATTATTATACCTTTTTGCATTACAGCACGGAGCTGAATACGGAACATTAAAATCTGAAACTGTAACGAATATTTTCGGATTTAAAGATGCATCAGGAAATATTAAAAATATAATGGGAGATGATCTGTTCCCGGCTTTATCTCTTCAGGGATATTTCCCGATGGCTATTTCAGTTATTTTCATCATCGGACTGATCTCTGCATTATTTCCGTCTGCCGACGGTGCTTTAACGGCCGTAACAAGCTCTTATTGCGTGGACCTGTTAAACCTTAATGAAGATAAATCCAAAACTGAAAAAGAGAAGAAACGCCTTCGTATGAAAGTGCATCTAACTTTCACCGTGGTTTTCTTTATCCTGATCATGGTTTTCAAAGCACTGAATGACAAATCCATCGTTTACCTGATCATGGAAATTGCAGGATATACTTACGGACCGCTTTTAGGACTCTTCGCTTTTGGAATTTTCACGAAGTTTCAGATTTCCAGAAAATATTCAATCCTTGCAGTCACTCTTTTAGCACCAGTATTGACCTATTTAATCAATATGGCCGTTACCACTTATACCGATTATAAAATCGGGGTTGAACTGATTGTTCTGAACGGACTGCTCACTTTTATCGGTCTGTGGCTGGTAAAAAGCAAACAGTATTTACGAGTAGTTTAA
- a CDS encoding GNAT family N-acetyltransferase, whose product MIEVKQNNDEKHGSFEAFIDGKRAGMMTYTWAGEERFIIDHTEVEEAYNGKGVGKEMLLAAVDFARKNDKKVIPLCPFAKASFQKSEELQDVLVN is encoded by the coding sequence ATGATCGAAGTAAAACAAAACAACGACGAAAAACACGGAAGTTTTGAAGCTTTCATAGATGGAAAACGCGCAGGAATGATGACCTATACCTGGGCCGGAGAAGAAAGATTTATTATAGACCACACGGAGGTGGAAGAAGCTTACAACGGAAAAGGGGTAGGCAAGGAAATGCTTCTGGCAGCCGTAGATTTTGCCAGAAAAAATGACAAGAAGGTTATTCCCCTCTGCCCTTTTGCTAAGGCAAGTTTCCAGAAAAGTGAGGAACTTCAGGATGTTTTAGTGAATTAG
- a CDS encoding OsmC family protein, with amino-acid sequence MAVTVKASLGKTKYYTEVTAGENKIITDEPIDKGGQNKGLNPMEILATSLASCTAATLRMYIERKEWDVENIHVEVELENFPLTKRAVFKRDISFEGILDDEQLKRLHTIADACPVHKILTNDIEILTKFS; translated from the coding sequence ATGGCGGTAACCGTAAAAGCAAGTTTAGGAAAAACAAAATATTATACAGAAGTAACTGCCGGCGAAAATAAGATCATTACGGATGAACCGATTGATAAAGGCGGTCAGAATAAAGGTCTTAACCCTATGGAAATTCTGGCTACATCACTGGCAAGCTGTACAGCAGCTACCTTAAGAATGTATATCGAAAGAAAAGAATGGGACGTGGAAAACATTCATGTAGAAGTAGAACTTGAAAATTTCCCGTTAACCAAAAGAGCGGTTTTCAAAAGAGATATCAGCTTTGAAGGTATTCTGGATGATGAGCAGCTAAAAAGACTTCACACCATTGCGGATGCATGCCCTGTTCATAAAATATTAACCAACGACATAGAAATACTAACTAAATTCTCATAA
- a CDS encoding (4Fe-4S)-binding protein, with protein METHEYPNGDITVIWQPKKCIHSAICVKTLPKVYNPKDRPWIKAENASPEELKNQIDLCPSGALSYKFNTAK; from the coding sequence ATGGAAACACACGAATATCCTAACGGAGACATTACTGTCATCTGGCAGCCAAAGAAATGTATCCATTCTGCCATCTGTGTAAAAACACTTCCCAAAGTCTATAATCCTAAAGACAGACCTTGGATAAAAGCAGAAAACGCAAGTCCTGAGGAACTTAAAAATCAGATCGATCTATGTCCGTCAGGGGCATTAAGTTATAAATTCAATACAGCAAAATAA
- a CDS encoding TMEM175 family protein, with translation MTKGRLEAFSDGVLAIIITIMVLELKVPEGNSWASLKPLLPKFLAYIFSFIYVGIYWNNHHHLFQTVKKVNGSILWANLHLLFWLSLMPVATEWIGTTNFAKNPVAVYGIGLIMSAIAYTILEYVIIRCEGEDSKLKEAIHSKYKEYISIVFYVLGIATSFFYPYIAIGFYYLVALIWLIPDRRIEKTLKEN, from the coding sequence ATGACTAAAGGAAGACTGGAGGCGTTCAGCGATGGTGTCCTTGCGATTATCATCACCATTATGGTACTTGAACTTAAAGTACCGGAGGGAAATAGCTGGGCCAGCCTCAAACCTCTCCTTCCTAAGTTTCTGGCCTATATTTTCAGCTTTATTTATGTAGGAATCTACTGGAACAATCATCATCATCTGTTTCAGACCGTAAAGAAAGTCAATGGAAGCATCCTTTGGGCTAATCTTCATCTTTTGTTCTGGCTTTCCCTGATGCCCGTTGCAACAGAGTGGATCGGGACTACAAATTTTGCGAAGAATCCTGTTGCAGTATATGGTATCGGGCTCATTATGTCAGCCATAGCGTACACCATTCTGGAGTATGTCATCATCCGGTGCGAGGGAGAAGATTCAAAGCTGAAAGAGGCTATTCATTCGAAGTATAAAGAATATATCTCAATTGTATTTTACGTCCTGGGAATCGCTACTTCATTTTTTTATCCTTATATTGCCATAGGTTTTTATTATCTAGTGGCTCTTATATGGCTGATTCCGGACAGAAGAATCGAAAAAACATTAAAAGAAAATTGA
- a CDS encoding NADPH-dependent FMN reductase, which produces MKILAFAGSTSSTSINRELVKFVLKDFQDEEINLIDLNDFTMPVFSVDLEKKGFPEEAHQFLKAIEECDVIICSLAEHNRSYSSAFKNVFDWSSRINVKVFQNKPMFLMSTSPGGYGGGNVMNTAKTFFPQFAADIKDTFSLPKFYENFDLESGIINPDMLNDLKDKIRNFKNQVKTND; this is translated from the coding sequence ATGAAAATATTAGCATTTGCGGGAAGTACATCTTCCACCTCTATCAACAGGGAACTGGTAAAATTTGTTCTGAAAGATTTTCAGGACGAGGAAATTAACCTGATTGACCTCAACGATTTCACGATGCCTGTTTTCTCTGTAGACCTGGAAAAAAAAGGATTTCCGGAGGAAGCCCATCAGTTTTTAAAGGCGATTGAAGAATGTGATGTTATCATCTGCTCTCTTGCGGAGCACAACCGTTCTTACAGTTCGGCTTTTAAAAATGTCTTTGACTGGTCTTCAAGAATCAATGTAAAGGTATTTCAGAACAAACCCATGTTTCTGATGAGCACCTCACCCGGAGGTTATGGCGGGGGAAATGTGATGAATACAGCAAAAACATTTTTCCCTCAGTTTGCAGCGGACATCAAAGATACTTTCTCACTACCAAAGTTTTATGAGAATTTTGATCTGGAAAGCGGCATCATTAACCCGGATATGCTGAATGATCTGAAAGACAAGATCCGGAATTTTAAAAATCAGGTTAAAACGAATGACTAA
- a CDS encoding pirin family protein encodes MSNIGLIIEEKSADIGNFLVGRLLPFREKRAVGPFVFIDHMGPSELKDYQNLDVPPHPHIGLSTLTYLLEGSIFHRDSIGSAIEIKPGAVNWMTAGKGVVHSERTPEYLRHSDKRLHGFQIWVGLPKHLEQSEPTFHHIEADEIPVWEEEGIQYKLIAGEAFGRTSAVPVHSKLFFLEIKTKEAKKISIGKDLYGEAAMYVLDGTVTTDGNSYGSKQLMIAKDTKLCEFEMSENGTVYLFGGEPFDEERFIFWNFVNSDKALIDQAKVNWNDQNHEAFPLVPGDENEYVPLPKAILNRK; translated from the coding sequence ATGTCAAATATTGGACTTATTATTGAAGAAAAATCAGCGGATATCGGAAATTTCCTGGTAGGAAGGCTTCTTCCCTTCCGTGAAAAAAGAGCGGTTGGGCCTTTTGTGTTTATTGACCATATGGGGCCTTCAGAATTAAAAGATTATCAGAATCTTGATGTTCCTCCACATCCTCATATCGGTTTATCCACATTAACTTATCTGCTGGAAGGCTCTATTTTCCACAGAGACAGTATTGGAAGTGCTATAGAGATAAAACCGGGTGCCGTAAACTGGATGACTGCCGGAAAAGGTGTGGTGCATTCAGAAAGAACACCGGAATATTTAAGACACAGTGATAAAAGACTTCACGGATTTCAGATCTGGGTAGGTCTTCCGAAACACCTTGAGCAGTCTGAACCTACTTTTCATCATATTGAAGCGGATGAAATTCCGGTTTGGGAAGAAGAAGGTATTCAGTATAAATTAATTGCCGGTGAAGCATTCGGCAGAACCTCTGCGGTTCCGGTGCACAGCAAGTTATTTTTCCTTGAAATTAAAACGAAAGAGGCTAAGAAAATCAGCATAGGAAAAGACCTTTACGGAGAGGCAGCCATGTATGTACTGGACGGAACAGTTACTACAGATGGAAATTCTTACGGCTCCAAACAGCTGATGATTGCTAAAGATACCAAGCTTTGTGAATTTGAGATGAGTGAAAACGGAACGGTTTATCTTTTCGGTGGCGAGCCATTCGATGAGGAACGTTTTATCTTCTGGAATTTCGTCAACTCTGATAAAGCATTAATTGATCAGGCCAAAGTAAACTGGAATGACCAGAATCACGAAGCATTCCCTTTGGTTCCGGGCGATGAAAACGAATACGTTCCGCTTCCAAAGGCCATTTTAAACAGAAAATAA
- a CDS encoding GNAT family N-acetyltransferase, producing MKPEFENIPLAKAEKRFEIEFNGHYAFIDYRETPHQIALIHTEAEPELAGTGAAAAVVEKTLNYIEESGKKLLPYCPYVFAFIRKHPEWKRIVDEKFEGYDKL from the coding sequence ATGAAACCAGAATTTGAAAATATACCCCTCGCAAAAGCAGAAAAAAGATTTGAAATAGAATTTAACGGACATTATGCATTCATTGATTACCGTGAGACACCACATCAGATTGCTTTAATACACACCGAAGCAGAACCTGAACTGGCAGGAACGGGAGCTGCGGCAGCGGTGGTAGAGAAAACATTGAATTATATTGAAGAAAGTGGAAAAAAGCTTCTTCCCTACTGTCCTTATGTTTTCGCATTTATCAGAAAACACCCGGAATGGAAACGTATCGTAGATGAGAAATTTGAAGGATACGATAAGCTTTAA
- a CDS encoding pirin family protein, which yields MATKKIEIVVSPKPAHFVGDGFRVHNFIPGVPGLDMKRMDPFIMLDYNSKFHFNGSDTPRGVGVHPHRGFETVTIAYSGKVEHHDSAGGGGVIGEGDVQWMTAAKGVLHKEYHETEWAKEGGIFQMVQLWVNLPAKDKMSCPKYQAIENSKMERADLGENGFVEVIAGEYNGHKGPASTFTPVHMMNAKLKAGGAAEFNFPAHFNTAALVIEGNVMINGEETVKADHFALFKNEGETFTIEAKEDAVVLIISGEPINEPIYPHGPFVMNSREEIMQAFEDFNTGKFGYLED from the coding sequence ATGGCAACTAAAAAAATAGAAATCGTAGTATCTCCAAAACCTGCACATTTTGTAGGTGACGGATTCAGGGTTCACAATTTCATTCCGGGAGTTCCTGGATTGGATATGAAAAGAATGGACCCGTTTATTATGCTGGATTACAATTCAAAATTTCATTTCAACGGATCAGATACCCCAAGAGGGGTTGGCGTACATCCGCACAGAGGTTTTGAAACCGTAACCATCGCCTATAGCGGAAAAGTAGAACATCATGACAGCGCAGGAGGCGGCGGTGTTATCGGAGAAGGTGATGTACAATGGATGACTGCTGCCAAAGGAGTTCTTCATAAGGAATATCATGAAACAGAATGGGCAAAAGAAGGCGGAATTTTTCAGATGGTTCAGCTTTGGGTGAATCTTCCTGCAAAAGATAAGATGAGCTGCCCGAAATACCAGGCTATAGAAAACTCAAAAATGGAAAGAGCTGATCTTGGCGAAAACGGTTTTGTAGAAGTAATTGCCGGCGAATACAATGGCCATAAAGGACCTGCCAGTACTTTTACACCGGTTCATATGATGAATGCCAAACTAAAGGCAGGTGGAGCAGCGGAATTCAATTTTCCTGCTCATTTCAATACGGCAGCACTGGTCATTGAAGGAAACGTGATGATCAACGGAGAAGAAACCGTTAAAGCAGATCACTTTGCGCTTTTTAAAAACGAAGGCGAAACATTCACCATCGAAGCCAAAGAAGATGCGGTTGTCTTGATCATCAGCGGTGAACCTATTAATGAGCCTATTTATCCTCACGGACCTTTCGTAATGAATTCCAGAGAAGAAATTATGCAGGCTTTTGAAGATTTCAATACCGGAAAATTTGGATATCTGGAAGATTAA
- a CDS encoding MFS transporter, giving the protein MTEASIQQTSIKKILPLILATAIFMQMLDSTILNTSLPAIAKDLNESPLNMQNAIISYVLTLAVFMPASGFLADRFGTKKVFIFSLVLFSLGSLFCSLSQNLTHLVISRVIQGVGGSLMTPVGKLALIKTFDKNELLKAMNFAIIPALIGPVLGPLVGGYMVDYLSWHWIFLINIPIGFLGILLGLKFMPDYKSDDVDFDFKGFLIFAAASLLLSVSLELFGDMQNITPVLLVFIMGFLFLYYYYKHAKRGGNPIFPLNLFQVRTFRVGIVGNLATRLGISSVPLLLPLMIQIAYKQSAVTSGWIIAPMALTAIFGKSYVIKILDKYGYRQTLMVNTFIIGTLICLLAIPDIHTSLYWFVPIIAILGFFNSIQFTSMNTISIADLRNFQTSSGNSLISVNQQLAIGFGIAFGLIVLKLFENTDLIQGEIHNAFRYTFLTVGILTILSGLVFRRLHISDGKNMKSKEA; this is encoded by the coding sequence ATGACAGAAGCAAGCATACAACAGACGTCCATAAAAAAAATTCTACCCCTCATTCTGGCTACCGCAATTTTTATGCAGATGCTGGATTCAACCATCCTGAACACATCCCTTCCAGCCATAGCAAAAGACCTGAATGAATCTCCGCTTAATATGCAGAATGCTATCATTAGCTATGTTCTTACATTAGCTGTTTTTATGCCTGCCAGCGGATTTTTGGCAGACCGGTTCGGAACGAAAAAAGTATTCATATTTTCGCTGGTTCTTTTCAGTTTAGGATCATTGTTTTGTTCCTTGTCTCAAAATCTTACCCATCTGGTGATTTCAAGGGTGATTCAGGGAGTCGGGGGAAGTCTTATGACCCCTGTGGGAAAACTGGCGCTCATTAAAACATTTGATAAAAATGAACTGTTGAAAGCTATGAACTTCGCCATCATACCTGCCCTTATAGGACCCGTCCTAGGACCATTAGTAGGTGGCTATATGGTAGATTATCTTTCATGGCACTGGATCTTTCTGATTAATATTCCGATTGGCTTTTTAGGAATTCTTTTAGGCCTGAAGTTCATGCCCGATTATAAATCTGATGATGTTGATTTTGATTTTAAAGGCTTTTTAATTTTTGCAGCAGCCTCTCTCCTGCTTTCTGTTTCACTGGAACTTTTTGGGGATATGCAGAATATCACTCCGGTTTTATTGGTGTTCATAATGGGGTTCCTGTTTCTGTACTATTATTACAAACACGCAAAAAGAGGAGGAAATCCTATCTTCCCGCTCAACCTGTTCCAGGTAAGAACTTTCCGGGTAGGTATTGTGGGAAACCTTGCCACCCGATTAGGAATCAGTTCTGTTCCGTTGCTGCTGCCGCTGATGATTCAGATTGCTTACAAACAGTCTGCGGTAACTTCAGGATGGATCATTGCTCCAATGGCCTTAACAGCGATCTTCGGGAAATCATACGTTATTAAAATTCTGGACAAATACGGCTATCGCCAGACATTGATGGTGAATACATTCATCATCGGAACATTGATCTGTCTGCTTGCCATTCCTGATATACACACTTCACTGTACTGGTTTGTTCCCATTATTGCCATACTGGGCTTTTTCAACTCTATCCAGTTCACTTCCATGAACACAATTTCCATTGCGGATCTCCGAAACTTCCAGACCAGCAGCGGAAACTCTTTAATTTCTGTCAATCAGCAGCTGGCTATCGGTTTTGGAATCGCTTTCGGACTGATTGTTTTAAAACTATTTGAAAATACGGATCTGATCCAGGGGGAAATCCACAACGCATTCCGATACACTTTTCTCACGGTAGGAATTTTAACAATCTTATCAGGACTTGTTTTCAGAAGACTGCATATCTCAGACGGAAAAAATATGAAGTCGAAGGAAGCGTAA
- the asnB gene encoding asparagine synthase B: MCGIVCLFDAKQKTEVLRPQVLEMSKKIRHRGPDWSGVFQDEKVIFSHERLAIVDPTSGKQPLFTKDGKVVLAVNGEIYNHRELKEEFPDYEFQTQSDCEVILALYRKHGKDFVEKLNGIFAFALYDTENDIYLIARDHMGICPLYQGWDKNGNYYVASELKALEGICKKIDTFLPGHLMYSPDGAELQQWYTRDWDSFDHVKENTTDISKLRKSLEDAVHRQLMSDVPYGVLLSGGLDSSVISAITAKFARQRIESGDTQEAWYPRLHSFAVGLVGSPDLAAAQKAAEHIGSVHHEVNFTVQEGLDAVRDVIYHLETYDVTTIRASTPMYLLARVIKSMGIKMVLSGEGSDELFGGYLYFHKAPNAKEFHDETVRKLGKLHLYDCLRANKALMSWGIEGRVPFLDKEFMDIAMTINPQDKMINTAEGKIEKWVLRKAFEDLLPDSIVWRQKEQFSDGVGYSWIDTLKEVAEKEVTDEMMANARFRFPLNTPQNKEEYRYRTIFEEHFPSETAAATVPSVPSVACSTPIALEWDEAFKKMNDPSGRAVKVHETSY, translated from the coding sequence ATGTGTGGAATTGTATGTTTATTTGACGCCAAACAAAAAACTGAAGTATTAAGACCTCAGGTATTGGAAATGTCAAAAAAAATCCGTCATAGAGGACCGGATTGGAGTGGAGTTTTTCAGGACGAAAAAGTAATTTTTTCTCATGAACGACTGGCCATTGTAGATCCTACCTCCGGGAAACAGCCTTTATTTACAAAAGACGGAAAAGTAGTATTAGCTGTAAACGGTGAAATCTATAACCATAGAGAACTTAAAGAAGAATTTCCTGATTATGAGTTTCAGACTCAGTCAGACTGTGAAGTAATCCTTGCACTTTACAGAAAACACGGAAAAGATTTCGTAGAAAAACTGAACGGAATTTTCGCGTTCGCTTTATATGATACTGAAAATGACATCTATCTTATCGCCAGAGATCATATGGGAATCTGCCCGCTGTATCAGGGCTGGGATAAAAATGGAAACTACTATGTAGCTTCTGAATTAAAAGCTCTTGAAGGCATCTGTAAAAAAATAGATACTTTCTTACCGGGACATCTGATGTACAGCCCGGACGGAGCTGAACTCCAGCAATGGTATACAAGAGACTGGGACAGCTTTGATCATGTAAAAGAAAATACAACCGACATTTCAAAACTAAGAAAAAGTCTTGAAGACGCTGTTCACAGACAGCTGATGAGTGACGTTCCCTACGGAGTACTGCTTTCAGGAGGGTTAGATTCATCTGTTATTTCAGCCATTACGGCAAAATTTGCCCGCCAGAGAATCGAAAGCGGCGATACCCAGGAAGCGTGGTATCCGAGACTTCACAGTTTCGCAGTAGGATTGGTGGGTTCTCCGGATCTGGCGGCTGCACAAAAAGCAGCAGAGCATATCGGGTCTGTTCACCATGAGGTAAACTTTACGGTTCAGGAAGGACTGGATGCTGTACGTGATGTGATCTACCATCTTGAGACCTATGATGTAACCACCATCAGGGCTTCTACCCCCATGTATCTTTTAGCAAGGGTAATCAAATCAATGGGGATTAAAATGGTTCTTTCAGGAGAAGGTTCCGATGAGTTGTTCGGGGGATATTTATATTTCCACAAAGCTCCCAACGCAAAAGAATTTCATGATGAAACCGTAAGAAAACTGGGCAAGCTGCATCTTTACGACTGTTTAAGAGCCAACAAGGCACTGATGAGCTGGGGCATTGAAGGCAGAGTCCCTTTCCTTGATAAAGAGTTCATGGATATCGCGATGACCATCAACCCTCAAGATAAAATGATCAATACAGCGGAAGGAAAAATTGAAAAATGGGTATTAAGAAAAGCTTTTGAAGATCTTCTTCCGGATTCTATCGTATGGAGACAGAAAGAACAGTTCTCTGACGGCGTGGGCTATTCATGGATTGACACTCTGAAAGAAGTCGCTGAGAAAGAAGTGACAGACGAAATGATGGCTAATGCAAGATTCAGATTCCCGCTCAACACCCCGCAGAATAAAGAAGAATACCGCTACAGAACTATTTTTGAAGAGCATTTTCCAAGCGAAACTGCAGCAGCTACGGTTCCATCGGTTCCATCTGTAGCCTGCTCCACTCCTATTGCCTTAGAATGGGATGAAGCATTCAAAAAAATGAATGATCCAAGCGGAAGAGCTGTTAAGGTGCATGAAACTTCGTATTAG